The following is a genomic window from Candidatus Margulisiibacteriota bacterium.
GTGCTCTTCCGATCTAATATGCTTTTTACAAAAATTATTGCCAGCCGCAGCATTATCAGTCTCATGAAGGCTTTCAGTAAACATTTGTTAGTAATGGAAACCGGGGAAAATATTTTTAGCGGCCCTAACGCGAATGAAACAATGAGTCTTTTGCTGAATTTGAAAGGACAGGGTATTTCTTTAAGAGAATTACTCTGGGATATCCCGGGACTGGAATATTTGAAATCAGCGAACAGACCGCATGATAAAAATGTCGACATGTTAAATGCCAAAATTTCTATTATAAATTGTCTGGAAGGTTTGAAGCAGAAAAATATTGATGCTGTAAAAACAGCTCTGGCCAGGGATTTTACTATTTTAGGATTCGCTCAAAAAGCTGGAAAAAAAGAAGAGTTAACAGGACTTGATCTTGCCGGGGCAGTGGAGAAGGGTGATTTTAGTATGGTTATGAAATGTATTACCGCCAAAATGAGTTTAGAGGTTACTCCTTACACAGCAGGTTCGACCGTTTTAATAGAAGCCATAAAGCTAAAACGCAGGGAAATTATTGATATACTTATCCAAGCCGGAGCTAATGTAAACGCCAAGGTTGAAGAAACAGGCGTTACTCCTTTAATGCAGGCTATACGAATGAATGATATGCAGACAGTTACTGGTTTATTGGCAAAAGGAGCAATTGTAGACGAAGCTGACAAAAATGGTTATACAGCTTTGATGATAGCCATTTTCAACGGTTACAGGAAAATGGCCAGGATTTTATTAGATAAGGGAGCCAGTGTCTATAAAAAGTGCAATGGTGGTGATACTTCTTTGGATATGGCTGGGAAGCAGGGCTTCTGGATGAACAATTTGGTTAGCCACTATAAATAAAAATATGTACAAATTAATATCATTAATTATTCAGAAACAGGTCACGTCAGTGTTGTATGAACGTATCAATTTATTGAAGACAGGTTGGAATATTTTTACAGGTGATAAAGCTGAGGATACAGTAACCAGGATTTTAGAATCCAAAGCTGAAATCAAGGACATGATAATAAAAACAATAGAGGATTTTAGTGGAGGGAAGAGTCCCTTAAGCAAGGAAGAAGTTCCATTGATTTTTAGGTCCATAGAAGTATGCCTGAATAATTTGAACCGGGGGAATTTACATGATGTCATGGAGAGACTGGCCAGGGATTTGGGAAAACTTGGTTTTGAGGAAATTGTTTTTGAGGAAGATTTTAGCGAAATGCTGGAGAATGATCTGCACACCGCTGTTAAACAGGGTGATGCTCAAAAAGTAAAAAGATTGATCGATATGGGCGCGGATGTAAACATAATGCTGTTTGAAGATTATGTGAGTTTTTTAATATATGCTGCTGCAAAGGGCTATAAGGATGTAGTAAAAGAGCTGATTAACAGAAAGGCAGATATTAACAAGACCGACAAAAATGGTTATACCGCGCTGATGCGCGCCGCTGTAGCCGGGCATGCAGTATGTGTAGATATTCTTGTTAAGGCCGGGGCAAATATAAATATTACTGATAAAAAAGGCATAACCGCGTTAATGCTGGCTGTGAAACATGGTCATCATGATGCGATCAGACAATTGATAAGAGGCAAAGCCGATATTAATTTAAGGGATGCTGAAGGGAATGCCGCCCTGCATTACGCAATAACAAAAAATGATACTTCACGAGATACCTATACTTTGAAAACCCTAATAAAATACGGATTAACAGAAGGCACTTTGGACTTAAATATTCGAGATAAAGAGAAAAAAACACCTTTAATAAAAGCTGTTTTAGGCAAAGATATAGCTATCGTGAGTTATTTGATTATGGCCGGTGCAGACCTGAACATTCAGGATAATAGAGGCATGAGCGCTTTAATGTACGCCTGTACACAGCAGAGCATTAAAATTATTGAGGAAATTCTGGGATGTATAAAATATGTAGATGCGTACGAATATTATGCGAACAAGAGTTCATTCATTAATTCGCTGGTTTTTTCAGGGAACGACAGTGAACAGATGCAGATACCTTTTGGGTTGGATTTAGAAGCAAGAGACTGCGATAAAGAAACAGCTCTTATGAAAGCTGTAAAATATGGCAGTGTTGATAGTCGTATATTTGTTGTTTCCATGTTAATTAAAGCTGGGGCCAGGGTGAACATAAAGGATAAGGAAGGCAAGACAGCCCTGAAACATGCGAAAAACTGTTATAACAAAGATGTATTTTGGGCCCTACATCGTGCCGGAGCCCAGGAAAAATTCTGGAAGAGAATTACAAAACGTTTATTTGGTAGATTTCTTAAAGATGATGATTAATAGATTACAAAAGCCCATTATCTAATAACCGCGGGCTTTTTTTTGTTAAGGATACATAAACTATTAGTATTTTTTAGAAGTATCGAGTTTGTCCGTGAATTTGTTAGGAAACTGTGCAATTATACCTCCGGAGAGTATATCTGCAAATTTCAGCATGTGGTTGTAAATCTTGTCAAAGCTTTCTATGTCCTTTGTCCAATCCATATTAAGTCTGCTTAC
Proteins encoded in this region:
- a CDS encoding ankyrin repeat domain-containing protein, translating into VLFRSNMLFTKIIASRSIISLMKAFSKHLLVMETGENIFSGPNANETMSLLLNLKGQGISLRELLWDIPGLEYLKSANRPHDKNVDMLNAKISIINCLEGLKQKNIDAVKTALARDFTILGFAQKAGKKEELTGLDLAGAVEKGDFSMVMKCITAKMSLEVTPYTAGSTVLIEAIKLKRREIIDILIQAGANVNAKVEETGVTPLMQAIRMNDMQTVTGLLAKGAIVDEADKNGYTALMIAIFNGYRKMARILLDKGASVYKKCNGGDTSLDMAGKQGFWMNNLVSHYK
- a CDS encoding ankyrin repeat domain-containing protein, producing MYKLISLIIQKQVTSVLYERINLLKTGWNIFTGDKAEDTVTRILESKAEIKDMIIKTIEDFSGGKSPLSKEEVPLIFRSIEVCLNNLNRGNLHDVMERLARDLGKLGFEEIVFEEDFSEMLENDLHTAVKQGDAQKVKRLIDMGADVNIMLFEDYVSFLIYAAAKGYKDVVKELINRKADINKTDKNGYTALMRAAVAGHAVCVDILVKAGANINITDKKGITALMLAVKHGHHDAIRQLIRGKADINLRDAEGNAALHYAITKNDTSRDTYTLKTLIKYGLTEGTLDLNIRDKEKKTPLIKAVLGKDIAIVSYLIMAGADLNIQDNRGMSALMYACTQQSIKIIEEILGCIKYVDAYEYYANKSSFINSLVFSGNDSEQMQIPFGLDLEARDCDKETALMKAVKYGSVDSRIFVVSMLIKAGARVNIKDKEGKTALKHAKNCYNKDVFWALHRAGAQEKFWKRITKRLFGRFLKDDD